The sequence below is a genomic window from Blastococcus sp. Marseille-P5729.
CGTCGTCCTCGCGATCGGGCTGTTCTTCGTCTCCGCCGTGGTCGGTAGGCTGGTGAGCCGGACGTGACGCACTACTGCTCGTGGGGCAGGCATCACATTCACCGTCATCCCACCTCAGGAGGTGCCGTGCCCGAGGAGACCACCGCGCACGCTCACGACCATGACCTTGGACCCAAGGTCTCCTCCCGGGGTGGCGCCGCATCCTTCATCGCCGCCGGCGATCTGCTGAAGGCACTGGCCGCGCCGTTGCGGGCGCACCTGGTCTCGTTGCTCGACGAGCACGGCCCGTTGTGTGTGCATGAGCTGGTCGAGTCGTTGGACGTCGCCCAGCCGCTGGTCTCCCAGCATCTGCGGGTCCTACGCTCGGCCGGCGTCGTCGTCGGGGACCGGCACGGCCGGGAGGTCCGCTACCGGTTGGCGGATGACCACATCGCACACATCGTCGCCGACGCGATCACGCACGCGCAGGAGCACCTGCACCGCCACTAGCCTCGATCAGGCGCTGCCGAACCGTCGCTCGCGCCCGGCGTATTCCAGGCAGGCATCCCAGAGGTCAAGGCGGTCGAAATCCGGCCACAGCCGATCCACGAACATCAGCTCGGCGTACGCCGACTGCCACGGCAGGAAGTTACTGGTGCGCTGCTCGCCGGAAGACCGCAGGAAGAGGTCGACGTCCGGCATGTCCGGCTCGTCGAGGTAGCGGGCGAACACCCGCTCGTCGATCCTGTCGGGATCGATCCGGCCGGCCTTGACGTCCCGGGCGAGCGCCGCCGCGGCGTCCGCGATCTCGGCGCGGCCGCCGTAGTTCACGCACATGGTGAGCGTGCAGACGTCGTTGTCCTGGGTGAGCTCCTCGGCGATCTCGAGCTCCTTGATGACCGAGCGCCAGAGCCTCGGACGGCGTCCGGCCCAGCGGACGCGCACCCCGAGCTCGTTCATCTCGTCGCGGCGGCGGCGGATGACGTCGCGGTTGAAGCCCATCAGGAAACGGACCTCCTCGGGCGAGCGCTTCCAGTTCTCGGTCGAGAACGCGTACGCCGAGATCCATTTGACGCCGATCTCAATGGCGCCCTCGACTACGTCGAAGAGCGAGGACTCGCCCTCCTCGTGGCCTCTCGTGCGCGGCAGTCCGCGCTGCTTGGCCCAGCGGCCGTTGCCGTCCATCACGATCGCGACATGTCGTGGCACCAGGTCGGCTGGCAGCTCCGGCGCGACCGCTCCCGAGCGGTGCCGGCTCGGACGGCGCAGCGGCGGGCGGCTCATCGGTTCAGCTCGCTCAGCAGGTCGGGATCGAGCTCGTCGTACGGCGAGCGGGTCAGTGGCGCGACCTGGTCGCGTTCGACGAACGGGAGCGAACGCAGCGCCCGCTCCAGGTGCCACTGCAGATGGGCGGCCAGGACGCCGCTGGACTCGCGCTGCACGCGACGTTCGGTCACCATGGCGGTGTCCCAGTCACCGCGCAGCAGCGCGGTGAGATGCCCGGGCGTCTCGGCCTGGATGGTGACCGCGCGTGGGACGGCGCACTCGATGCAGGTGATGCCCCCCGACTCGACCGAGTAGCGGCGGTGCGGCCCGGGGCGGGCACAGCGCGCACACTCCTCGAGCTCCGGCTCCCAGCCGGCGACGGTCATCGCGCGAATCAGGAAGGCGTCGAGCACGAGCTGGGCGGGCTTGTCCTTCTCCGCCAGTGAGCGCAGCGCCCCGACGACGAGCAGGTAGAGGCGGATCGACGCGGCGCCCTCCTCGCCGGCGAGCCGCTCGGCGGACTCGAGGATCGCCTGCATCGTCGTATACCGCGGGTAGTCATCGACCACGCGGGCGCCGTACGCGTGCAGGCTCTCGGCCTGCGTCACGATGCCCAGGGATCGGCCGACGTACAGCTGCGCGTCAACGTGGCTGCCCGGCTCGAGCCGCGCGCCGAACTTCGAGCCGGTGCGGCGCACACCCTTGGCCACCGCGCGGACGATGCCGCTGCGGCGGGTCAGCAGGGTGACGATGCGGTCGGCCTCGCCGAGCTTGTGCAGGCGTAGGACCACGCCCTCGTCGCGAATGGTGGTCATTCGCTAGATCTTCTCACTGCGGGCGCGTGCTCCGGGGTAGGTGCGCGGTGATGCGCTCGTACGCCGCAGTCGCGCCGGCCTGGTACGAGGACTTCCCCTCGCCGATGTACACCAGCAGCTCGCGGGCGTGCCCGTCGGCCAGCTCGATGCGCAGACCCGGGTAGCTCTGCAGTCGCACCCGGAGGTTCTTGATCTCGACCCCGGCGATCTCCGGCCAGGGCCAGGAGTCGCGCGAGCCCGTGCGGGTCTCGGCGATCGCCAGCTCGTCGTCGGTGACGATCAGCAACCGTTTGGTGCTCGGCACCGCGGCGTCCAGACAGGTGGCGCTCCACGCGCCGTCTGGCAGCTCGGCGTCGATCTTGGCCTTGCGGTTCTGCTCGCGCTTGGCGACCAGCACGGCGAACCCGAGCAGGGCGACGATGATGACCAGGACCCAGATGCCGGGCTGGACGGCGGAGGACAGATCGGCGGCGTACGGCATCAGAACCCCAGTCTGGTCAGCTTCTTGGGGTCGCGCTGCCACTCGTCGAGCACACTGACGTGCAGGTGCAGGTAGATTCGCAGGCCGAGCCGCTGCTCGATCTGCTTGCGGGCGGCAGTGCCGATCCTCTTGATGCGCGATCCTTGCGGGCCGAGGATGATCGGCTTCTGGCTCTTGCGCTCGACGTAGAGGAAGGCGTGGACGTCGATCACCTCGGAGTCCTCGCGCGGCAGCATCTCCTCGACGGCGCACGCGATCGAGTGCGGCAGCTCGTCGCGGACCTCCGAGAGCGCGGCCTCCCGGATGAACTCGGCGATCAACGTCTCGGTGCTCTCGTCGGTCTTCTCGTCGTCCAGGAACAGTCGAGGCCCCTCGGGCAGCTGCTTCTCGATCAGCTCGAGCAGCAGGTCGGTCTGGGTGTGCTCGACGGCGGAGACCGGGATGATGTCGGCGAACTCGCGGCCCAGCTCGTCCTGCAGACCCTGGACCTCGAGCAGTGCCTCGACGACCCGTTTCGAGGCGGCGATGTCCGTCTTGGTGACGATGCCGATGACCGGCGCCTTGGTGTGCTCTTGCAGCATGCGGGCGATATACCGGTCCCCCGGGCCGACCTTCTCGCCGGCGGGAAGGCAGAAGCCGATCACGTCGACCTCCGAGAGGGTGGCGGTGACGACGTCGTTGAGCCGCTCGCCGAGCAGCGTGCGCGGCCGGTGCAGCCCGGGCGTGTCGACGATGACGACCTGCGCGTGCGGCCGGTCGACGATGCCGCGGATCGCGTGCCGGGTGGTCTGCGGCTTGTCGCTGGTGATCGCGACCTTCTCACCGACCAGAGCATTGGTGAGCGTCGACTTCCCGGCGTTCGGTCGGCCCACGAAGCTGACGAAGCCGCTGCGGTACTCGGGCTGGGTCATCGCTCGTCCTCCACTGCGCCCACGCGCTCGCTGCTGGTCGACCCGTGCGCGGCCTCCGCATGCTCCAGCATGGCAGGTGACTCCTCGCGGGTGACCAGCACCGAGGAGATCCGGTTGCGGCGCCCGACCGTCTCCTCGGCCTCAATCCGCAGGCCGGCGACGTGCACGACCGCGCCCGGGATCGGGACGACACCCAGCTGCTGGGCCATCAGGCC
It includes:
- a CDS encoding isoprenyl transferase, which translates into the protein MSRPPLRRPSRHRSGAVAPELPADLVPRHVAIVMDGNGRWAKQRGLPRTRGHEEGESSLFDVVEGAIEIGVKWISAYAFSTENWKRSPEEVRFLMGFNRDVIRRRRDEMNELGVRVRWAGRRPRLWRSVIKELEIAEELTQDNDVCTLTMCVNYGGRAEIADAAAALARDVKAGRIDPDRIDERVFARYLDEPDMPDVDLFLRSSGEQRTSNFLPWQSAYAELMFVDRLWPDFDRLDLWDACLEYAGRERRFGSA
- the recO gene encoding DNA repair protein RecO; this encodes MTTIRDEGVVLRLHKLGEADRIVTLLTRRSGIVRAVAKGVRRTGSKFGARLEPGSHVDAQLYVGRSLGIVTQAESLHAYGARVVDDYPRYTTMQAILESAERLAGEEGAASIRLYLLVVGALRSLAEKDKPAQLVLDAFLIRAMTVAGWEPELEECARCARPGPHRRYSVESGGITCIECAVPRAVTIQAETPGHLTALLRGDWDTAMVTERRVQRESSGVLAAHLQWHLERALRSLPFVERDQVAPLTRSPYDELDPDLLSELNR
- the era gene encoding GTPase Era — encoded protein: MTQPEYRSGFVSFVGRPNAGKSTLTNALVGEKVAITSDKPQTTRHAIRGIVDRPHAQVVIVDTPGLHRPRTLLGERLNDVVTATLSEVDVIGFCLPAGEKVGPGDRYIARMLQEHTKAPVIGIVTKTDIAASKRVVEALLEVQGLQDELGREFADIIPVSAVEHTQTDLLLELIEKQLPEGPRLFLDDEKTDESTETLIAEFIREAALSEVRDELPHSIACAVEEMLPREDSEVIDVHAFLYVERKSQKPIILGPQGSRIKRIGTAARKQIEQRLGLRIYLHLHVSVLDEWQRDPKKLTRLGF
- a CDS encoding helix-turn-helix transcriptional regulator yields the protein MPEETTAHAHDHDLGPKVSSRGGAASFIAAGDLLKALAAPLRAHLVSLLDEHGPLCVHELVESLDVAQPLVSQHLRVLRSAGVVVGDRHGREVRYRLADDHIAHIVADAITHAQEHLHRH